The genomic window tgagccaagattgcgccactgcactccagcctgggtgacagagcgagactccatctcaaaaaaaaaaaagagagagagaaagaaatgcatatttggactgggcgctgtggctcatgcttataatcccataaccttgggaggccaaggtggatggatcagctgaggtcagaagtttgagatcagcctggccaacatggtgaaaccccatctctatcaaaaatacaaaaattagccgggtatggtggcgcatacctgtaatcccagctactcgggaggctgaggaaagagaatcacttgaactcaggaggcggaggttgcagtaagccaagattgcaccactgcactccagcctgggtaacagactgagattccatctcaaaaaaaaaaaagcatatgtaaATAAAAGCCCTGGATCATACCGATGACCTTCAAACTGGGTTCCTTGGAGCCTCCTGGAGGCCTGCAGTGGAATATTCATAGCTAAGGAGAGTGCAAACAAGGCTCTGCCCCTTCTCTTCTCTTGAGTGATTTATTGTATGTGGATCCTGATGTCTTTGTTTAGGGAAACAGGATGAGGTAAGGCACCAGAAAGAAGACTCCTGGCCGTGTGTGTTCTCCCTATAGCCCATTCATCTAAATGGGGGCCCAGGAGAGCAggggcctcaacctcccaaatgtTCCCAAGTGTCACCTGCTGTTGTCTTTTTGCCAGGTGAATCACAAGCCTTTGCGAACAGCTTGAGCCTTCAGCCCTCACAGATGCCCAGCCTCATAGCTGAAGTTGCCTGAATGATCCTCCTGTTGCATGTAATCCACTGGCCTCCCTGAGCATGTCCATTGACAGTGAGGTCCCACCCCTCATCTCTCCTTGCCAAATAGTTTGTGCCTTGTCTTGAAGGGGGTTGCTCCCCTTGCCAACCTCACACTGCTATGATTGCCAACTCCAGTGGTCCCATGTCAGCCTTCTGATGATCCCACTCCACCCCATCTCAACTTATTTAATTCCTAATTAAATCAGACTGTTGGAGCCTGTTGTCTAGAATACTTTGCTGACCAAGACTGAAGGATGTGCTGGAGGTTTTCAACTTTGCTACCCAAATAAATTGCTATAAGTAAGTACTGATACTTATCAACAATTAATAAAACAGAAGCAACTGGAAATGAATGcttggcccggcatggtggctcacatctgtaatcccaggactttgggagcccaaggcagacagatcatctgaggtcaggagtttgagaccagcctggccaacatggcgaaaccttgtctctaccaaaaatacaaaaattagccaggtagggtggcacgtgcctgtagtcccagctacttgggagactgagacaggagaaccacttgaacctgggaagtggaggttgcagtgaaccaagatcacaccactgcactctaacctaagcaacagagtgagactgtttgaaaaaaaaaaaaaatgaatgctagagtcaggtgtggtgactcttgcctgtagtcctagctacttgggaggctgaggtgggaggatcacttgagctcaggagtctgaggctgtagtgagccgtgatcgtaccactgcactccagcctgggtgacaaagcaagattctggctctattagaaagaaaatgaacgCTAGAATGTAGCTTCCTCCTTTGCATAAAATAGGCTTTctagaatgggagaaaagcaaGTTACTTATATACTGTCAAGAGTTTTAGAGTTAATTTTTCCCAACAGTGTATTATAGTCAGAAAAGCATGCTAAAATAGAAGGACTGTTGAGAATAGTATTAGTTCCCAGAATTCCTGAAAATATGGCAAAAGGAATTATTGTTTTCAGGGTAGCTTTGAGACTTGCATTGAGAACTTAAAACTATGAGGTATGAGGTAGCAGATGGTACAGATTGTTTTAGAATGGGACTGTAAGGTAGTAttcccgatttttttttttaaacacaggtcttgggccgggcgtggtggctcatacttgtaatccgagcactttgggcctggcacagtggctcatgcttgtaatcccagcactttaggaggctgagacgggtggatcacttgaagtcaggagtttgaccagccctggccaacgtggtgaaaccccatctctactaaaaatacaaaaattagcctggcgtgatggcgggcgcctgtaatcccagctacttgggaagctgaggcaggagaattcctggAACCCCGGAGGCAAAAgtttagtgagccaagatcgcgccaatGCGCTCCCCCcaggcaacaaggcaagactccatctcaaaaaaaaaaaagacaaggtcttgctgtcacccaggctggggtgcaggggtaCGGTcagggctcattgcagcctcgccCTCCCACCCAACCCCCACCCTGGCCAACAACCACCACCCCCtaccccggtagctgggactacacacatgcgccaccatgcccagctttttttttttttttttttttggttagatggttcactgttgcccaggctggtgcggaactcctgggctcaagccattctcctgcctcggccccccagtgctgggattacaggtgggagccaccatacCAGGGCTTCACTAGTTATCTTGGTGTCACAGGTTGACTAAGCCTATAGGATCACAAGAAACGGCCGTGGGTACACATAACCCAAAGGAATCCTGGGCTGAGTGGCCAAGGCCAGTTCAACCATTTCTGGTTCAGTACATCTGGGTGGGACAAAAAACTTCCATTTATTTCTGCAAGTTTCCAGAGGATGTGGATGCTGGTCTGGAAACCAGTTACGCATGACTTGTCATTCTTCTCAGCTTCCATTTTCCAGCCCTGGATCCTGTATCTAAGCCTATGCCTTCCCCAGTTAAGACTCATTGGTGGACCTGGTGCATTGGCTCACCTGGCTCATACCTACAGTCCCGCTGCTTGGGAGAATGAGGATTGCCCGAGCCCAGgacatcaaggctgcagtgagctgtcagaCTCCATTAAAAAGACTGACTGGTGCTGAGAACAGTTTGGGTACCAGAGATAATGATGTGAGGGTCTATTCAGTAGTGTCCTTACCAGTACCTCCCTGAAATATCAAATCGGCAGACGCCCAAGTCCCTCATATaaaatgtagtatttgcatataacctgtgtactttaaatcatctctatattacttgtaatacctaatCTAATGCaaatattatgtaaatagttTATACTattattgtttagggaataatgagaAGTCTATATATGTCCAGTACAACTATTTTCCCAATAtccagttggttgaatccatggatgcagaacccataGATGGGACAGGAACTTAATATTGTGAAGTGTCAATTTAAGGAGAGCAGTGCACCTGAACTCAGGCCCCAGGCCTCCATCAGCAGTGTTTCCCTAAATAAGCACACATCTCGTAGCTTTTTTCAATTCCCATTTATTTTTGGCTCTTGGGGCGATGTCATCTTTTCAATATGAAAAAAAGCAGCAAGTTCAACACAAAATAGAAATCTCAAATGTAGGAAAGAACAAAAAACTaagtgtgtgtggggggaagcaacagcaaaatgaagaaatgagatgTTGCAAAAAAAGATGGAGGGTTCCCCTCTCCTCTGGGGATTGACTCAAACACTGATGTGGCAGTATACACCATTCCAGTCAGGGATGCTTGTTCTTTTTGGGGGATAAGAAAAGATGGGGATTCAGAGGACGTTTCTGGAGGCTTAGGGACCAAGGCTGGTCTCTTTCCCCccggccctgcccccgccccctcccccttgATGCCTTTCTCTGATCAGGGGAAAGGAGTTCGAATGAGGGAGGTAGAGTTGGAAAGGGAAGGATTCCACTTGACAGAGTGGGTCAGACCCCTCCAAAGAGTAGAGCTTGGAGGGAGATTGAAAGTGGAGATAATACTGCTGACACCTCCCTTGAAGCTGAGATGGTAAATGGACATACTTGGAAATTAGTGACTTTAATAGCCTGGATTTCCCTCTCCAAAACTTAGAATGGAAAATCCCATCCCCTCCCTTATATAGTGACTTCTACCCACTACCTTCTACCACTTTCTACTTTGGGCTTAGGATGGTGGCCATTATCTACATGGGTTTTCAGCACCTGGTTGGTTCTAAATGGGATCTGGATGAGACCCAGCGTCTTGGAGATTTTTAAGAGGGAAATATTAACTGGACAGATGGAAGGAATGGGCACCAGAAGGAAATACAGGGTCACCAGAATGGCAGAAACCTAGGTTTCCCAGagtggaaagagagaggagacattcaacaaacaagtatttattgagtgcctactatgtgctaggcactgttctagaccCCCCcccagaagaaaaaacaaaaaacaagatagAGGCAGCAAACACAAATTctgagggagaggaaaggggcaGTTGAGTAAGACGGCTAAGGGAACTGAGAAGCCTGAGGTGATGGGGGCTCTGCCTTAGGCCTCCTCTTCGGCCTCCTCACCGaaatcctcctcctcttctgcgGTGGCATCCTGGTACTGCTGATACTCAGAGACGAGGTCGTTCATGTTGCTCTCAGCCTCAGTGAACTCCATCTCGTCCATGCCCTCGCCTGTGTACCAGTGGAGGAAGGCCTTCCGGCGGAACATGGCAGTGAACTGCTCCGAGATGCGCTTGAAGAGCTCCTGGATGGCCGTGCTGTTGCCGATGAAGGTGACTGCCATCTTGAGGCCACGAGGTGGGATGTCACAGACAGCTGTCTTGACGTTGTTGGGGATCCATTCCACAAAGTAGCTGCTGTTTTTGTTCTGCACGTTAAGCATCTGCTCATCGACCTCCTTCATGGACATCCGACCACGGAAGACAGCAGCCACGGTGAGGTATCGGCCGTGGCGGGGGTCACAGGCAGCCATCATGTTCTTGGCATCGAAGACCTGCTGGGTGAGTTCTGGCACTGTAAGAGCTCGATATTGCTGGCTTCCACGGCTGGTGAGAGGGGCAAAGCCAGGCATAAAGAAATGGAGGCGTGGGAAGGGGACCATGTTGACTGCCAATTTGCGGAGGTCAGCATTGAGCTGGCCAGGGAAGCGGAGGCAGGTGGTGACACCGCTCATGGTGGCTGAGACGAGGTGGTTCAGATCCCCGTAGGTTGGTGTGGTCAGCTTCAGAGTACGGAAGCAGATATCATAGAGGGCCTCGTTGTCAATGCAATAGGTCTCATCAGTGTTCTCTACCAACTGATGGACGGAGAGGGTGGCATTGTAGGGCTCGACCACGGTGTCAGATACTTTGGGTGAAGGAACCACACTGAAGGTGTTCATGATGCGATCAGGGTACTCTTCTCGGATCTTGCTGATAAGGAGAGTGCCCATTCCAGAGCCTGTGCCTCCACCCAGTGAGTGGGTCAGCTGGAAGCCCTGCAGGCAGTCACAGCTCTCTGCCTCCTTCCGTACCACATCCAGGACAGAATCAACCAGCTCGGCCCCCTCTGTGTAGTGGCCTTTGGCCCAGTTGTTACCTGCCCCAGACTGACCTGGAATGCAGTCAGGAGAAAAGCTCAATTAACAGGGTATGGAAGATACATGATGTTTCCATCTTTCAACTTTAGAAATAATTCCCTTGGAtgtatcttctttctccttcactgTGATGTATTCTCCCCCCACTGCCCCATAATGTACCAGCAACAGCAGGCACTACCTCTACCCTACCTCTACCCTCCATTAGATTTCAGAATACAGTTCTTAGCACTCCAGTACAACAATCATCTCCTAACTTTTGCTGTGTCCTTGCACCCAAATAAGTTGAACACGATAGTATATCATCTGCTAATATCATCTGTATAACTTACCAAATACAAAGTTGTCTGGTCTAAAGATCTGGCCAAAAGGACCTGAGCGAACAGAGTCCATGGTCCCAGGTTCTAGATCCACCAGGATGGCACGAGGAACATATTTGCCACCTATAAAGAATAAAGTTAAGAGCTGTGAGATCTGGCAGAGGGAAAGGTTTATAGATACACTGGGAATGGAAGACAGCAGGGACCCAAGACTTGTTCCAGGTCCTGCCACCAGGTGGCAGCAGACGTCTTTGGCCCCGACGGTGGTTcacaaaagggagaaaatgataGATTCACCGAAAGGGGATAAGGCGTGCCAGGAATggaaagagaccccagagaagTGGGAGACAGGGAAGGGGAACCTGAGCTGCCCGGGCTCTTGCCCTTACCTGTGGCTTCATTGTAGTACACGGAGATGCGGTCCAGCTGCAGGTCGCTGTCCCCGTGGTAGGTGCCGGTGGGGTCGATGCCATGTTCATCACTGATCACCTCCCAGAACTGCCGGGCAGGAGCAACGAGACCACAAGTCAAGTCCCAGTCAACTACGTCCCCAACTaccattttatttcatctttttcttaacttttttctttttttttttgagacggagtctcgctctgtcgccaggctggagtgcaatggcgctatctcggctcactgcaacctctgcttcccgggttcaagcgattctcctgcctcagcctccggagtagctgggactacaggcgcgcgccaccacgcccagctaattttttgtatttttagtagagacgggtttcaccatgttgaccaggatggtctagatctcttgatccgcccacctcggcctcctaaagtgctgggattacaggcgtgagccaccgcgcccagcttcttttaatttttaagacagggtcttcctctgttgcccagcctgcagtgcagtggtgcaatcacggatCACTACAGCCTgaaactcccaggctcaaccgatcctcccatctcagcctctcgaatagctgggaccacagacgcgcgccaccacacccagttaattttttttttttttttttgaagagatgtgGCCGGGGGgaggggtctcgctttgttgcccaggatggtctcaaacccctgagcggGAGCGATCCCAATTAGCCCGCCTCAGCCCCACATCTCCCATTTTAATCCCACACGCGCTCAGGCCGTTGTTCTAGGGCCTGGCATCCCGTGTGCCTGCCACACCCTTCCCCTAGACACTCGCTCCCCCGGGAAAGCCACAGCTTTCCCGGCTCGGGATTATGTGCAGCGGGTCCCAAGTGCTCGGTGGGCGGATGGAGGTCGACCATACTTGGATAAGCGCCGCTGTTCTTCCCCCGAGCTGGGCACCGCCCCACCGCGCGGCGCACAAAAGGCTCGGGGCACTAGAAGAGCTGCTGCCGCAGTCGaccaccccccaccctccacGTGACTGCGGCGCACGCGCAGGTCGAGCCGCCGACAAAAGACTTCGCACGTGGGCGGGGCCAGGGGCAAGAATTCCGCGCGAGGGGCGGGGCCCAGGGTAGCGCGCCCCTCCCGGCGGGCAACGCCGCATTGTCCCCGCGCGCCAGCGGCGCCCTGGCCCCGCCCCGCAGGGCCCCGCCCTTCTGCTACAACGTAGCACCCGCACTTCCTCCCGCCCCTCCCCCGCTACACTGTAACCgcgcgcaaaaaaaaaaaaacccttggcCTCGGAATTTTATTCCTTTGCTAGATTTCTCCCCCTTGATTTAAAGCATTCTTTCTCTCCCATTAAGTCCTGAAGGACTCGTTAAAGAAAACCACACACCCCCATTTTCTCGACATATCAGTTCACGCCCTAAAGAGGTCTCGCTTAGGTGCCatgaaagcaagaaaaattaATCCCGTTCTTATTCTCCTTCCACCCCGGAACAACTACAGGACCGGCCCTCCGGGGTCGCGGGCGCCCTGGGGTCCCTGATCTTTTGTGAATGGTAGCGCCCAGCGCAGCCCACCCTGGCGCATCGCCCCCCGACCTTTGCACTGGAGCTCTCTGCAGCCGCCCGACAGCCTCACCCCTTCCCGCTCCCGTTTGGCCCTAAGAACCCCGCAGGGGGGGCTGGGCGGGATGCACATGGGCAAAACCTCGCCCCGCTTTGTCTCCGACTGTTTCCGCATCTCTCTCCCTGCCCGGTTCTTGGACCGTTAGAAGCCCTTTTAAGTAACATATGTCCTTGGTCTTCCCGCCCCCGAAACCCGAAGAGCCCTTTTACTAGTTTCTCCAAAATGTGCCTGCCAAGAAAAATGATTCCCagttttccaaaagcaaatgctagttattatatatataaatgtaacaaaCTTGGGAGGGGCAAAGCTTGATTAAGAATGGAGAGTGCAAATGCCCCACAACCATTTTTTCATAACTTACCTGGATTTTtccttctaaaaagaaataaaagaggtgtAAAATTCTTACCTTGGCACCGATCTGGTTGCCACACTGACCGGCCTGGATGTGCACGATTTCCCTCatggttaaaattaattttttttgctcGCCTCAAGGAATGTATGGGGcaagaaaataagtaattttttttctctgcaggtCGCAGGCTGGAAGGTTGGAACGCGCCCCAGACGCTGGAGCAGCGAGGTGCGAACGCGGCGGCAGGAAGGTTctgagagggagaaaggagaggggagggcgCGGAGGGAAGGCAGGCTGGGCGGGGCGCGCGTGCGCCGGGGCTGGGAGGCGGGAGAATCGGCCCCGCGCGCGGTCGGGAGACAAAGCCTCATCGAGCCTGGCCCTGATTAGTCGATGCCGGTCATGTACCAGGCGTCCATTGGCCTCTGAGCCAGTGGACGAGCGCAGTCCTCTTTGGGAGTTGTAGTCCCCTATTGTTGTTCACGGTGCAAAATGAAGTGACGAATGGGTGGGTACCGGTTTGgtttttgttgggtttttgttttgtaaatgaaaaaCGACCTTGCGCAAGATTCCTTTCCTCTGTGCCTGAGGTTTTTGTACAAAAAGTGAGCAGTTCCCGGGGATGCAGGGATTGAGAAGTCTGGGGTTCCAGAAGTTGGGTGGTGAGGTACGCCCTAAAAGCTCCCAGCTGCAGTACCTCTAGGGAAGACAGAATTGCTTAGCTCAGCGAAAAATGGGGAGGAGTGTGGCACCGTGCTCTGCTACCTCTGGCCTTTGGTGACCCAAGTCATGAACTTAAGTAAGCTTCTGCTCTCTCAAATACTTCAAGAAGGGAATCGCCCTCTTGCTATTTCCTTGGAAATTTTCGAGTCATTGttttgaaagagaaacaaaattgcAGCAAGGGCTTTTCAGGATAGAGATGTTGTCTGGAGAGTATgttcaaagaataaaatagttTAGAGAAACCGACATCGGGGATTTGTGAAACTAGAAGTCTCCATCCACGTAGGAGATCTGGGCCTTAGGGCAGACTTTGAAGACACCTTGATCTTCTTGTCAAACAGGGAACTATGGAATGAGATGCCTGAtagattttcagttttttcagcCTACCTTTTTATACATGTTAATGAAGTCAGTGGTTTTTCAATTCGCTTATTTCACTGACCAGGTGGCCGCCATTGCAACTCTGCAAGATACCCAGTATTGAAAAAGGAGAGAGGGGAAATTGATGGGGGAAAATTGGATGGGCTCAAGACAGAGTCCACCAGCTTCTTCCCAGagatttattcacttatttgatAGTTACTATGTATCCACCAAATTAGGAACTATGGTTACAAAATGATTAATAATTAGTTCCCTGTCCTCCAGGATGTTGCAGTCTGGCCACTCAGAAATGTAGTATCGAGTCAACATCATTGTTCATTCACATTCGattacacacagatatatatatatatatatatatatatatatatatatatatatatatatatatagtatttttggtacagacagggtttcgccatgttagccaggatggcctcaatcccctgacctcgtgattcgcccgtcttagcctcccaaagagctggaattacaggcgtgagccaccgcggcggGCAGATCAATGTATTTCTAAGTTGCCTTCTAAATAAGGGAACATCAACTTGTGTAAGCCCTCTCTTCCCACTTAAAATATAATGCTCTATGttttagggaaatgaaaacagtCATTTTGTGGGAGTGGAAATAACTCAAAATACACAATCAGATAACTTGTTTCAATTTGTCTCTATATTAGCTGTAGGATCCTAGGAAAATCCTTTTACTTTGCAGGGCTTCAACTCCTTGTTTGTAAAATCTGCTTATTTGACTGTTGTGGACAGAATTGAGATAACCAACAGAAAGGACTTTATGAATTATGCAAGTGTTATAGTTACCATTTTCTTCATGTCTTattgtgagataataaaatgggccgggtgcggtggctcacgcctgtaatcccagcacattgggaagcccaggtgggaggatcacctgaggttgggagttctagaccagcctgaccaacatggagaaaccccgactctactaaaaatacaaaattagccggtcgtggtagcgcatgcctgtaatatcagatactagggaggctgagacaggagaattccttgaacccagaaggtggagattgcggtgagctgagatcgcgccattgcactccagcctggacaacaagagcgagactccgtctcaaaaaagaacaaataaatggcCGATCGCGGTggctttcgcctgtaatcccaccactttgagaggccgaggcgggcggatcacctgaggtcaggagttcgagaccagcctgaccaaatggagaaacccggtctctactaaaaatacaaattagctgggtgtggtggcgcatgcctgtaaccccagttacttgggaggctgaggcagggagaatcgcttgaacccgggaggcggcggttgctgtgagtcgagatcgcggcactgcactccagcctaggcaacaagagctaaactccatctcaaaataaataaattaattaattaaaaaataaaaataaatgattttatcaTCCTTCCCTCGCCCCTCGAAAGGTGGGGACAGCCTTTAAGACAGAGTGCAAGCCAGTTTTCTCTGTTCGACTACAGATCTTTAGGATCTTGGATTTATGAAAATGACCTCAAAATGTCCGTCAGAGATGTATTCCCGGGAAGAAATAATATGACTTCTACTACAAAccaaatcaaaaggaaatgaaattccaCTGCAACAAGGAGTGAAATGCCACGCCTACGGGCTGACTCCAAACTGCAGCCCCCAGCCACGACTGCAACCCACTTTCATTTCTCGTGAGTCAGCGGACACCATGTCTGGGAGGACCGAGGAAAGGCGCTCTGGCCGTACCGGACACGTCGGACGTCTATGGCAGAGCCCCTCTATCCATCGCCGGCAGCTGGCGCCAGACTCTCTGGTCGCGGTTTGGAAATCTGCGCGGGAAGTGGGTGGTGGGCGGGCAAGCGGTAGTGGGTTGTCCCTTGGAGCTGCCCAATCGACGTGCATTATTCTGTTGGCACACCGCGGCCTTCAATTACCGTCTTATTAACTGATCTCAGCAGCCTGGTAGACACCTCCCATTTGAGCTGTAagggggcggggaggagggggtggggattTGGGTGTGCCTCTGCTCGACTGGCTGCAGCTGTGAAAGACAGCGGCAGCAGCCAATCAGCAAATCGGCTCTTTTCGGCACACGCACTCGCTCCACCCGGGTCGCGACCGTTACTGGTGGCGCGCGCGGGGACTCAAAGTAGGTGAGTTCTAGGGGCCTCGCCCACGGCTCCCCGGGAGCCATCTTGGTTCCCCCAGAAGGTGGGAGGGGCATGTCTTGGGTGCGACTGGGCGAAGGTGACTTGGAAGTTCGCTTCTCGGACCATAATACTCATCTTTACCTGGCGCCCCGCTCCGAGTTTAGGTATGAAGACACGGAGACGTTGGGCCACAAGGCAACCCACTGAGGTGGGGACCAAAGATGGTGGCTCTTTGAATTGGAGCCAAGCGTGGTGGGCACCCGCTGAGTTGGCCTTTCATAAAGACAGAGTTGACTCTTTGTCCATGGGGCATCCTACTTTCCCTACCTGTCAACAGTTTCCCTTTAGAGTGGCATATTTTCAGGTGAATTCCATTTatgctattttcttttcatctcatTTGTTCCTTCATCAGTAGGCTCGGTGATGAGCCTTCCCGAGGGCAGGGTTGATTTCCTGTTTGGTTCACAGATGTATGCCGAATACTTCAAACAGCTCTAGGTATACCATAACCATTGAATGAATATGATGGACCCCAGGGGAAAGACACAGTTCCCCTAATCCAGTCCTGGAGGTAGGTGTGAAGGCAGAAATGGAAAGTAATGGTTACAGTGTAGCGAGAGATCTTAGGGTAAGCACAAGTCCATTGACCACTGTGGAACAGGCAGGATACACCAGGAACACCAGAAAGCAGGGAAGACACCAGGAAAAGGTTtgctgagaaagtgacatttgaggccgggcgcggtggatcacgcctgtaatcccaacactttgggaggctaaagtgggcggatcacctgaggtcagagctcgagaccatggtgaaaccccgtctctactaaaaatacaaaaattagccaggcgtggtggtgggcgcctgtaatcccagctgctccggaggctgaggcaggagaatcgcttgaacccgggaggcagaggttacagtgagctaagatagcaccactgtactccagcctggatgacaaagcgagattctgtctcaaaaaaaaaaaaaaaagtgacatttgaactgaATGTTAAAGAATAGGTAGAAGTTGGACCAGAAAACTAGGTGGGAAAAAGCCAAGGAATTGGTCTAAGGCATGAAGATTTGAGGGGACAAGAACAGTGTGTTCGAAGACTGGGGAAAAAGTCTGGCTGAACCATAGGCTTTTGCAGGTGAGGGGCAGGC from Macaca fascicularis isolate 582-1 chromosome 4, T2T-MFA8v1.1 includes these protein-coding regions:
- the TUBB gene encoding tubulin beta chain isoform X2, coding for MREIVHIQAGQCGNQIGAKFWEVISDEHGIDPTGTYHGDSDLQLDRISVYYNEATGGKYVPRAILVDLEPGTMDSVRSGPFGQIFRPDNFVFGQSGAGNNWAKGHYTEGAELVDSVLDVVRKEAESCDCLQGFQLTHSLGGGTGSGMGTLLISKIREEYPDRIMNTFSVVPSPKVSDTVVEPYNATLSVHQLVENTDETYCIDNEALYDICFRTLKLTTPTYGDLNHLVSATMSGVTTCLRFPGQLNADLRKLAVNMVPFPRLHFFMPGFAPLTSRGSQQYRALTVPELTQQVFDAKNMMAACDPRHGRYLTVAAVFRGRMSMKEVDEQMLNVQNKNSSYFVEWIPNNVKTAVCDIPPRGLKMAVTFIGNSTAIQELFKRISEQFTAMFRRKAFLHWYTGEGMDEMEFTEAESNMNDLVSEYQQYQDATAEEEEDFGEEAEEEA
- the TUBB gene encoding tubulin beta chain isoform X1, translating into MDSVRSGPFGQIFRPDNFVFGQSGAGNNWAKGHYTEGAELVDSVLDVVRKEAESCDCLQGFQLTHSLGGGTGSGMGTLLISKIREEYPDRIMNTFSVVPSPKVSDTVVEPYNATLSVHQLVENTDETYCIDNEALYDICFRTLKLTTPTYGDLNHLVSATMSGVTTCLRFPGQLNADLRKLAVNMVPFPRLHFFMPGFAPLTSRGSQQYRALTVPELTQQVFDAKNMMAACDPRHGRYLTVAAVFRGRMSMKEVDEQMLNVQNKNSSYFVEWIPNNVKTAVCDIPPRGLKMAVTFIGNSTAIQELFKRISEQFTAMFRRKAFLHWYTGEGMDEMEFTEAESNMNDLVSEYQQYQDATAEEEEDFGEEAEEEA